From Deltaproteobacteria bacterium GWC2_65_14, a single genomic window includes:
- a CDS encoding HslU--HslV peptidase ATPase subunit → MPREIVAELDRHIVGQQNAKRAVAIALRNRWRRRQVPEELREEIAPKNILMVGPTGVGKTEIARRLARLAQAPFVKVEASKFTEVGYVGRDVESIVRDLVETAVHMVRTEEMERVAGRAKAAAEERLLDILLPAPPPRRPGEGPAEGPEGTGSDSRERLRAMLREKKLTERFVEVEVRESAMPAIDLIGVTGGGESIEGNLQEMLGNLFPKRVRRKRMRVPEALGFLEKEEAARMVDMDQVKRNAVERTEQSGIVFLDEIDKIAGRESTAGPDVSRQGVQRDLLPIVEGSNVNTKHGMVRTDHILFIAAGAFHTAKPSDLIPELQGRFPIRVELDPLTREDFVRILTEPHGSLTRQYTELLATEGVRLTFTPEAVDRIAEMACEVNDRTENIGARRLHTILEKLLEDLLFTAPEIGGQEISIAASYVEEKLAGIVRDVDVSRYIL, encoded by the coding sequence ATTCCCCGGGAGATCGTCGCGGAGCTCGACCGGCACATCGTCGGGCAGCAGAACGCCAAGCGCGCGGTGGCGATCGCCCTGCGGAACCGGTGGCGGCGCCGGCAGGTGCCGGAGGAGCTCCGGGAGGAGATCGCGCCGAAGAACATCCTCATGGTGGGGCCGACCGGCGTGGGGAAGACCGAGATCGCCAGGAGGCTCGCCCGCCTTGCCCAGGCGCCGTTCGTGAAGGTCGAGGCCTCGAAGTTCACGGAGGTCGGGTACGTCGGGAGGGACGTCGAGTCGATCGTCCGAGACCTCGTGGAGACCGCGGTCCACATGGTGCGCACGGAGGAGATGGAGAGGGTGGCGGGCCGGGCGAAGGCCGCGGCGGAGGAGAGGCTGCTGGACATCCTCCTGCCGGCGCCGCCCCCCCGCAGGCCGGGGGAGGGGCCGGCGGAGGGACCGGAAGGGACGGGGAGCGACTCGCGGGAGCGGCTCCGGGCGATGCTCCGGGAAAAAAAGCTCACGGAGCGGTTCGTGGAGGTCGAGGTGCGGGAGAGCGCGATGCCGGCGATCGACCTGATCGGGGTGACCGGCGGAGGGGAATCGATCGAGGGGAACCTCCAGGAGATGCTGGGGAACCTCTTTCCGAAGCGGGTCCGCAGGAAACGGATGCGGGTCCCCGAGGCGCTCGGGTTCCTCGAGAAGGAGGAGGCCGCCCGGATGGTCGACATGGATCAGGTGAAGAGGAATGCGGTGGAACGCACGGAGCAGAGCGGCATCGTCTTCCTCGACGAGATCGACAAGATCGCGGGGCGGGAGTCGACTGCGGGTCCCGACGTGTCGCGGCAGGGTGTCCAGCGCGACCTCCTTCCCATCGTGGAAGGCTCGAACGTGAACACGAAGCACGGGATGGTCCGGACCGACCATATCCTCTTCATCGCGGCAGGGGCCTTCCACACGGCGAAGCCGTCCGACCTGATCCCGGAGCTCCAGGGGAGGTTCCCGATCCGGGTGGAGCTCGACCCCCTGACGCGGGAGGACTTCGTGCGGATCCTGACCGAGCCGCACGGGTCGCTGACCCGCCAGTACACGGAGCTGCTCGCCACGGAAGGGGTGCGGCTCACGTTCACCCCGGAGGCGGTGGACCGGATCGCGGAGATGGCCTGCGAGGTGAACGACCGGACCGAGAACATCGGGGCGAGGCGGCTGCACACGATCCTGGAGAAGCTGCTCGAGGACCTGCTGTTCACGGCCCCGGAGATCGGGGGACAGGAGATCTCGATCGCGGCCTCCTACGTGGAGGAGAAGCTGGCCGGGATCGTCCGGGACGTGGATGTCAGTCGGTACATTCTCTGA
- a CDS encoding HslU--HslV peptidase proteolytic subunit — protein MTERRGTTIVAVSRGGRVALAGDGQVTMGATVLKHTAKKIRRLYQDRVLAGFAGATADAFTLFEKFEGKLVEFRGGLRRSAVELAKDWRTDRVLRRLDALMVVTDGRELMLLSGSGDVVEPDDGVLAVGSGGPMALAAARALLLHTDRPAIEVAREALRIASEICIYTNSNIVADEIAAP, from the coding sequence ATGACGGAGCGGCGCGGAACGACGATCGTGGCGGTCTCCCGGGGCGGACGGGTGGCCCTGGCGGGGGACGGCCAGGTGACGATGGGAGCGACGGTGCTCAAGCACACGGCGAAGAAGATCCGGCGGCTCTACCAGGACCGGGTCCTGGCCGGGTTCGCCGGGGCGACCGCGGACGCCTTCACCCTCTTCGAGAAGTTCGAGGGGAAGCTGGTCGAGTTCCGGGGGGGCTTGCGCCGTTCGGCCGTCGAGCTTGCCAAGGACTGGAGGACGGACAGGGTGCTTCGGCGGCTGGACGCCCTGATGGTGGTCACCGACGGGCGGGAGCTGATGCTGCTGTCCGGCAGCGGCGACGTGGTGGAGCCGGACGACGGCGTGCTCGCGGTCGGGTCCGGGGGGCCCATGGCCCTTGCGGCGGCCCGCGCGCTGCTGCTGCACACCGACCGGCCGGCGATCGAGGTCGCCCGGGAGGCGCTCCGGATCGCGTCGGAGATCTGCATCTACACGAACAGCAACATCGTGGCCGACGAGATCGCGGCGCCGTGA